GTTCCAACAGCTTGTTCCTCAAATCTCTGCTTTGTGTGATCATCACAATTGCGTGATGATTCCTTGACAGCAGCAGGGATAGGTGGGAGTGACCCCACAGCAGGCAGAGCTTGCCAGCTTGCaggccccagcccagctggcaaATCCTGTAGGAATTCCAAGGTGGTGCTGGTGGAACTGGGCTGTGGGAAGCTCAGCAGATATTTCTGTTTGTCCTGGCATTGCTGTTTGAGTGTGGGGCACCAGTGATGGGTGTTTGCACCTCAGGAGGACTTCAGCTTTATCTTCCTTCCTCAGCTGGAGGCACCACGTGAAGGAAAAGCCCTGACCCAGGATAATTCTTCCTGCTATGTCATTACGATGCTTTTGGTACCAATGGCTTTCCAGGTTTGCTGTCCATCCAAACAAGCAGTGCTTGAACCTGAAAGATCCCCAAAAATCACCTTTCCTTGGATGTGCCTTCCTGCTCCTACTGCACACATCCAGCTTGCTTCCAAAGCTGTTATCCTGGATTTCTAGGCtggagcaaaaggaaaagaaagagatttcTGCTTGTAACCAGGTGCCTGCAGCAAATATTTGTTTCAGGACGTGGCATTATTGTCCCATGCCCAGGacaaagctctgctgcagggTAGAGAAAAGCAGGGCAGAGATTAAAATCTTTGAAATGAGGCATATCTGGAGACAGGGATTCTGGATGCCCAAAATTAGCTTGGGGTAAAGGACTTTTTAGTCCTGATGGGAGATGATTCCCCCACAAGCCATGACAACCCTGGAGAGACATTTTTGTACCTGATGATTGTGTGGTGTGACCTGAGGGGTCTGGCTGAGGGCAGCTTGGAGGGaggaatcccaaatccctgttGCCCTCAGTGGGACCTTGCAGAAATAAAGATCCTGTTGAAAACCCATGGAAAGCCCTAGTGGGATTATTTGGGCACTCTTTGGACCACTGAGATGGGTATGGAACTCTCAGCCCTGGCTAGGGTCCCACTGAGCCCTTATCTCACCAGGAAGGTGACAATGTCATAGTTGCTCTAGTGACAAGTTGATGACATGGAGGATCAGCATTTCCAGAGTAGAGAACTAGGTAAAAgtagaaaaatgcattttcaggtgttttgttttatttgtttgcttgttttttaagattttcatCGTTTCATGTGCTGTTTCCTGTAAAATTTCATTCAATTTTCTTAAGTGGGAGAGAAAGCAGAGTCAAAATTTGATATTGAATGTTTTATTCTAAATTGACTGAAATACATTGTTACACCCAAGGTGAAATTCCCCTTTTCATTTTGACAGAAAAATTGAAAAGCTAAAAGGTTCTTCACAGTTTCCTCCTCTTCACTTTCCCCAAAGCCAGAACCAGAGCTAAAGCTCAGTTCCTGACGTGCTTTTGCTTCATAGAGATGGGAGATGTGAGATGAACTAATAAGAAtgatatacaataaatacactttattttcttttccgCAACAAAATGCCACAATAAAGAACATTAAGGTGGAATGGTTTCAGgttgagggtggtgaggccctggcacagggtgcccagagcagctgtggctgcccctggatccctgaaaatgcccaagaccaggttggacggggcttgaagtgccctgggacagtggaaggtgtccctgcccatggcaggtggTGGGAATgaatgagctttaaggttccttccaccCAAACCtctctgggattctgtgaagaCATGAAAAATTTTGGGTATCTACAGAGCCATGTCTCACCTGCTGAATTTTCACGGTCTCTGAATCACTGGTGACTTTCACAACCATCACCCTGGATATCTTAAGCCAAGCACCAGATTTTTACAGGTGTTGCTTAGTTTTTTTCTTATGATCTTGTTTCTCACCTGCTGGAAATGGGATTTGGATATAATCCTCATCCAGCGGAAGAGAAAATGTTGGGGCTGTGGTTGTGCTGGCACTGGTTTTCAATGCTTTGCTATTCTTAAGTGAATGCAGGTCTATCAGAGTgagaaagagaagcagaaggcccCAAAGAGTGATGAATCAGTAGAGAAAGGGGCTGGGTGCTGGAAATGTGGTGGGGAAGTGCTCTGGGACAATGACTGAGGTCGCTGGCAACTTGTTCTCTCTTGCAGTGCTGGGAATTGAGCAGCTGGTACCCAGCACTCCAGGTTTTGCTGCCTTTAAAGGCCTTTCCTTAATCCCACTTTACCCAGGACAGGCGGGCTGTCAGATCTGCGCacaagggagagaggaaaacacgGTCATTTCAACATTTAAATTAACCTTTAACAAGTCAACTATCCAGCATCTCCAGAAGAGGAACCTCATTCAATTGGATCTTTCCAAGTCGAGCTCTTCAGGACGGGGAGTGTGGCAAAAGGTGGATCCCAATGAGAAATATTTATGTTGTTCAAAATCTGTTAAAAGCAGGGGAAGCTGGCTactaaaatacaatttttttgtaTTCAAGAGAGTTATAATCAGTGGTGTATCAAGAGTCATTTTCCCAGTCATCCAGATAATGGAAATTAATGGGAAAGGAATAAAAACTCAATTAACTTTTCCTTTCAAGTAAAGTGattgcttttcttctgcaggCTCTGTCACTTTAGCACTTCCCTGTAATATGAAAGAGGAATATTTCTATTCACtgtctttcctctttccttacTTGTGCTGTATTTTTTGAAGGCCCCTTTCCAAGATCCAAAGGAGCATATACAGTAAAGGAACAGAGTTGGAAAGGGGATTAATTAACTTAAAATGCAAAGTACCAAGAACTACTGAACCCCCCcgcccctgctcctccctgctctAAGCAGCACAAAACCCAGTGCCTTCTGAGACTGAGGCCCTGTGTTGGGCAGTTTGGGCAATTTCCCATCTTCACTATGCAGTGGCCcgattaaaaatatattctggaGGAAGAAAGGCCTAAATTCATTCCAGCTAAATCAGGGATTAAGTACAAACCGAACAGAAAACTGAATAAGAGCCCTCcactttaaaatagaaataattataTAAGATTATAAATTGCAAATAGACATTTACTTCCCCATTTTTTGAAAATAGCTTGAAATTTGAACGCTCTGTGTTGTGTATCCTGGTTCGTGTGTTGAACTGCAACCTTTGAGAAACTCTGGGTTACTGGAACATCtgtattttaagaaatgaaaagcTATTTGTGTCCAAATCTAGGTGTTTTTCTCAGCCAAGTACAAGCTAAAGAGAACTTCTaaagaaaatgtagaaaatcTCTACGGGAtccatcagaaaaaaacaattttgcacagaatttaaaaaaaagtctaaaacTATATTCTGAGAGTAAAAATCTTTCCTCTTTGTAAAAAGAACCTTAGCAAGTTGCTTTTGGTATGGGGGGGTGTTGTTTATTcaatttcttaaagaaaaaaattcctccttAAAAGGAAGCTAGAGAAGAGGGAGAATTATGATTTTCTGCTGCAACTTGATTTAGATTCCCTCTTTTTGAAGgtcatttctgtgctgtttcaCAGCTATTTGGGTGTGACAAGCAACTGCCCAAAAGCACCTCCCGAGGGTTGCTCTGCTCCCCCCCAAACACCGCCCACCCTCGCTCACCACTCGTGTTCCAGGCTGCCCGCTGGGGGCTTCGGCCGCCGCTCCTCAGGCACTGCTCCACGTAGGCCTTGGGGTGGCAGCCGGACAGGAGGATGTCCCCCAGCAGGGCGATGTAGGCGATGGCCAAGCGCAGCGTGTCGATCTTGGAGAGGCGCCTCTCGTAGGGGAAGGTGGGCACGCGGCCGCGCAGCTCCTCGAAGGCCGCGTTGATGCTGAGCATCCGCCTCCGCTCGCGGAGGttggcggcgcggcgctgccggggctgcccgggggCCTCCGGAGGGACTGGGCACTTTTCCAGCTCAGCACCCCCtggccctggccaggagggcTCTGCCAGGCACTCCAGGAGAAAGTTCTCCAGCTGTGTGTCAGGATCTGCCGGCTCCCAGAGGAGACATTCCGCAGTGGGGTCTCCTTCCTTGAAGCTGTAGCAAAGCTCCTCCATGCCCTGGCTCACCAGGCTCAAGGGATACAAATGACTTCAGATTAAACTGGTTTATCAAGAAAATGGGGTTCTAATTTCATTAACACCCCCCACCCCACTCCCCAGGGAGCTCTGGTTGTGTCCTTGGGGAAGATTATGGAAAAATCTTTCACGGTTGGAAATCCAAGTGGGACTCGGGATTTAAATACTTCATGTCTTCTCAGC
This is a stretch of genomic DNA from Anomalospiza imberbis isolate Cuckoo-Finch-1a 21T00152 chromosome 7, ASM3175350v1, whole genome shotgun sequence. It encodes these proteins:
- the LOC137477552 gene encoding basic helix-loop-helix transcription factor scleraxis-like, which produces MEELCYSFKEGDPTAECLLWEPADPDTQLENFLLECLAEPSWPGPGGAELEKCPVPPEAPGQPRQRRAANLRERRRMLSINAAFEELRGRVPTFPYERRLSKIDTLRLAIAYIALLGDILLSGCHPKAYVEQCLRSGGRSPQRAAWNTSGERGWAVFGGEQSNPREVLLGSCLSHPNSCETAQK